The DNA region TTCTCCTTGATTAGAAGTGTGAAAGACAAAATTATTCGATaaccatttttttctttaaagtggttataaaaaatgtttcttttgCACATATATCATTAGTCCTGTTTCCAAATGTGATCACATCTAAATCCACATGATTAGAAATCCAGCAAAAATGATGTTACCTTTGCATCAAGAAATTGAATTTTCTAATTGGAAACACAACACTGTGAATGAATTTGGTCACACTAAGTTTAGATACATCAATCTTCCAAATGTGATCATCATCCACTATGGATGAGAAATATGCCATGTTTCCAAAATGAGCATCATCATTATTAGTAAGGAGTAAAGGgcaggattatttgaaaaccaaAGATCAGACCTTGTAGTTTTCCAAAGCAAACCGACTGTCAGGTGGGACTCCAGAGTTGTATTTCCCAGTGAGAACTCCAGAAGCAAGTGGACTCCATGTGGTAAGACCAATACCATAGTTTGTGTACAAAGGAAGATACTCAGATTCAAcctacaaacaaacaaacaaaccagaTCAATCATCATAAATCTAGCTACAAATCatcaaatgaagatgaagatcagtAGTAGTTAAGTTAAACCTTGTGCCTAGATAACATATTATATTCAGGCTGTTCAACAATTGGACCAATAAGATCCAACCTTTCAGCAATTCCCCAAGCCTCAGTAATCTGTTGTGCAGACCACTCACTAGTTCCCCAATAAAAGGCCCAACCTTGATCTATAACAAAGTTCATCGCCCTCACAGTTTCTTCAATCGGGGTTGAAGAATCAGGTCGATGGCAATAAATTAGATCGACGTAATCCATATCCAGACGTTTCAAAGAAGCCTTTGTGCCCTCGATTATGTGTTTTCTAGACAAACCCTTATCATTTGGACCTGCTCCACCCCAAAAGATCTTGGTGGAAATGACGAGGTCCGATCGTTTCCATCCAAGCTCTCTTATGGCTTGACCCATGATCTCTTCGGCACGGCCGTTGGCGTAAACCTCGGCGTTGTCGAAGAAGTTCACTCCATGATCTCGGCAACATTGGAGAAGAGATTTGGCTTCTTTGACATCTAATTGGTTTCCGAAACTGACCCAAGCTCCATAAGAGAGCTGGCTCACTTTCAGACCCGATCTGCCGAGGTTCTTGTACTGCATCTTAGGATAACACCAACTGTGTGTATGtttgtgtgtgtgagagagatataagagagataaataaataagccGGAGAAGAAAGGTGGACTCCCTATAGTGTGAAATCTAGACAGCTCTATCTATTTTTGAACAAACTTTCCCATTCTACCCACCtctcccttcttcttctttttttttttttcaaactaaacTTATCTTCTCGAACCAATATTCAAGATGTCTTGTTTTATCTTTCGAACTAActtagaacttgtttgataaaaaataaggtttttaaaaaaattatattcattatacCCTGGATGGAATTGgtaaaaaatcatgtttttaaaaaaattatattcattataccctttctatatatattaattaataatatattttgtaaatgaaataatttaatttatatgaaattaaataaaattttaaaatataataaaataaatattaataaattataaatatattaatattaaattttattaataaaaaaactctatttatttatatattataattaataatacttttttaaataaaataatttaatttatattaaatttaattttgaaatataataaaataaatattaaaaaactatacatatattaatattaacttttattaataaaaaataaactatacaTGCATTTACTATCCCCGCCTTGTTTTAATTTcggagatttttttaataccattccCGCCCTGTTCGAGTTTTTTTGGTTTCGGGAAATCTCGCGGaacaccgttaataattttttttaaaaaataaattaaaattatataaatgaattttttaatataatatattaaaattttatattattataaagaaataacattactactcttataaaatatagtgaataaataaatatattggtgatttaatatatttcattatgtttatggtgttcgggGCAAAATAGGGATGAAATCGGGGCGGGaaacacaaataccatccccgtcccatccccgttcggtttcggggaaaaaccatcccaaacaggacaattcggttcggtttttgcGGGACGGttttaaattgtcatccttaactatatatatattataattaataatactttttttaaatgaaataatttaatttttattaaattaaattttaaaatataataaaataaatattaaaaaattatacatatattaatattagcttttattaatgaaaaaataaaatttcaaatgaatattaaatctataaattattactattaaaatttaaatattatattatataacatagtatgttatagttttatttatattataaatttattttaattaatataattaattaaatttttttaaataaaataatttcaattgtctataattataatttaaatgtcatttattttattatcattactttattgaattacattataatatttttattttattaaattaaaaaattatattaacttaaattaattaatatatttatttagaataattatttagaattagtttatatatataaaaatagaataatttttttcataaatatttaatttatatgaaatatatttaattaatatttgttattcaaatatattaactttattttttagtataattatttatttatttgaataccTCCACTTAGAGATGAGATGTCGAAAGATAGAGATAGAATCGAGACagattttctttcttctatcTTTCTTGTGGCATTCatcatcatttaaattttaatatggtaggttataattgaatttatattgtgttttaatttttatttatgatagttaataaaaatatttaaaatgaaataattttataattttaatttatattaaaataatttttaaaatgtaataaaataaatattataaatatatatattaaagtaaaatattattaatataaaataaaatatttaagtagagtgtaattttggtatttatatgGATAAAATTGTTGATTAGATGTGTGATGGGATATatgggttttgggataaaacctaGTTACATCAAACGAGCTCTTACTTTGTTAACGGTTTaagcttatttattttttattttttttgttttaattaattaattaatatatttatatttaaacttattatatatatattattaattttataaatttggtatatatttaaactattatttttataaattatattatttatattttaatatattttaaattattatttttataaatttaattatttatattttaatatatatatatatatatttacatttcaattattaatttatataactttttttatattgtatttaatattatataaacaaaaatcatttaaatataatgataaaaacattaaaaaaaaatataatctttcAGAGTGTCATTAAACAAAGTCAAAAGATttttctcaagaaaaaaaacaaattcaaaacataaagagattaaacatttgagaaataataataaaaagataagtCTAAAATATTCATCAATAAACAAGTCTAACTAACGTTAACaattttagaaattttcaaaaaaaaataataagttcaCCCGATCACTTTTACTGATTTTCCAGAAAAGACATTAATCTCTAACACCatgacaatatatttaaattataatttttcataaacatttactcaatacaattttttattaggaatagtctagtttaatttttttattgtattgtttatttttaacaaatttattatgaatattctaattaactttttttttattgtattgtcTCTTCAcagaaaaataaatcatattaaacgtTCCCAATAACATATGATTGTGAGAAAAATGATAATCTTGTTCtcaataaaaattgagaaaaaaattaaaatatatctcaaaatataaataatctaatttataaaaataataatttatatatatatatatataaagagtttaaatttaaattaattaattaaaaaaaactaaatttgaaaattaaagtaagttaatttgaaaataaataaacaaagttaGTTTGGAAAAATTTCAAGAA from Impatiens glandulifera chromosome 5, dImpGla2.1, whole genome shotgun sequence includes:
- the LOC124940053 gene encoding probable voltage-gated potassium channel subunit beta produces the protein MQYKNLGRSGLKVSQLSYGAWVSFGNQLDVKEAKSLLQCCRDHGVNFFDNAEVYANGRAEEIMGQAIRELGWKRSDLVISTKIFWGGAGPNDKGLSRKHIIEGTKASLKRLDMDYVDLIYCHRPDSSTPIEETVRAMNFVIDQGWAFYWGTSEWSAQQITEAWGIAERLDLIGPIVEQPEYNMLSRHKVESEYLPLYTNYGIGLTTWSPLASGVLTGKYNSGVPPDSRFALENYKNLANRSLVDDVLKKVNGLKPIADELGVPLSQLAIAWCAVNPNVSSVITGATKEYQIIENMKAIDVIPLLTPTVLEKIEAVIQSKPKRSESYR